The Maledivibacter sp. genomic interval TGAAATTCATTGATGTGAAATATTTTTTTTGTAATGAAATCAAATTTCTTGTCATATTTAATTTTTACCATTTCATCATTATTTATTTTACATCAAATACTAGTTTTTGTAATTAGGTATTTTGAAGCAACATAATTTAAGTCCTCCTTTATTGAGAGGACTTTTCTAAATATTTGATGTCTTACTTTGATAATCTAACGGGTAGAACTAAGTAGATATAGTTTTCATTATCCGTTGGCTTCATAACACAGGGGCTTACACCTGTAGTAAATTCTAAGTATATATCCTCACTATCTATAACCTTTAATGCCTCTAAAAGATATTTTGAATTAAAACCTATATCTATATCTTCACCTTCCAACTCAATATTAACCTCTTCATTAACGCTTCCAATTTCTACATTGGAGCTAACACTCATTATTTCGTCCTTGATAGAAAATTTAATTGCATTGTTTTTACCTTCTTTAGCAAGTAATGATGCTCTTTCTATACTATCTAAAAGGTTTCTAGTATTTACTTTAACCTTTGATTTATACTCTTTAGGTATTATTTGATCATAATTTATAAATTCACCTTCAAGTAATCTTGAAATAATTCTTGTTTTATCAATGGTAAATAATATATGTTTGTCTGTAAAGGATATATATACATTTCCTTCGGATTCATTTCCCAGTATTCTATTTATTTCGTTTAAGGTTTTACTTGGAATAACTGCTTTATTTTGGATGTCGGCATTCAGATATGCTTTTCTAAGTGCCAGTCTATATCCATCTATTGCCACCATTAATATATCTTTATTTTCAATTTCGATTAAAGCACCTGTTAGTATAGGCCTTGTCTCATCCTGGGATGTGGCAAATATAGTTTGCCTAATCATATTTTTTAATAAGTCTTGACCTATTACATATGTATTTTCTTCCTCTACATATGGTAATTCTGGAAACTCTATAGCTGGCTGTCCAACTAATTTAAAATCTGAATTTTCACATCTTATAAAAACATTATTTTGTTCATCGACTTCAATTTCTACATCTGCATCGGGAAGCTTTCTTATGATATCCCCAAATAATCTGGAGGATATTACTATAGAACCTTCTCTGAATACCTGGGTTTCTATACAATTTTCTATTCCTATGTCTAAATCATTACCTACTAGTTTTAGAGTATTATCCTTTGCTTCTAAAAAAATACCCTTTAGTATAGGTAAAGTTGTTTTTGTAGATACAGCTTTTTGGACAATATTAACTGCTAAAGACAGTTGTTTTTGTGAACATTTTATTTTCATTTGTGGAAAACCTCCTTTGGCGAGGAATAATATAAATATAGTTAAAATAGTTAGTAATAGTAGTAGGGGCTGTTAGTTTGTGGATAAGCCCCTTTATCAAAGATATCCCATAGAATAGAGCTGTTAAGAAGTTTGTTGATAAAACAGACATAAAAATGTAAATATCCACAGAAAAATTTATATCATATATTTCAAAAGTTATCAACAACTTATACAGCTTTTTTTAACAAGAAACTGTGAATTAAGTAAAATGTACTAAGTAAGAGTTATGCAAATTCCTCAATTACATAACTGATATCATTTTATTCCCCTTGAAATTCATTTATAATTTTATCTATTCTATCTTTAAAGTCACTATTTGAGTTCATATCCTTAGTTATTTTGTCATAGGCATGAATTACTGTTGTATGATCACGACCACCAAACTCTTCACCTATTTTAGGTAGGGATAAATCCGTAAGCTCCCTAGTCAGATACATGGCTATTTGTCTTGGATAAGTTATAGACCTTGTCCTTCTTTTTGAGTCTAAATCTTCTACCTTTACATTAAACTGTTGTGCAATAACTTCTTTAATATATGACACAGTAATCTGTCTAGGCTTTGAAGATGAAATTATGTCCTTAAGAGCTTCGTTAGCTAGGTCAATGGATACTTCCTTGTTGGTCAAGGAAGAATACGCAGATATTCTTATAAGCGCTCCCTCTAGCTCTCTGATATTGGATTTTATTTTTTTTGCTATAAAATGGAGAACTTCATTATCAATATCTATATTTTCTAGTTCAGCCTTTTTTCTAAGTATAGCTATTCTTGTCTCAAAATCAGGTGGTTGGATATCTGTAATGAGGCCCCATTCAAATCTAGACCTTAGTCGATCTTCAAGTGTAGGTATTTCCTTTGGAGGTCTATCACTTGATATGATTAGCTGTTTATTAGCTTCATATAGGGCATTAAAGGTATGGAAGAACTCTTCCTGGGTTCTTTCTTTACCAGCAATAAATTGTATATCGTCAATAAGTAGAACGTCTACTGTTCTATATTTATTTCTAAATTCCTCATTTTTGTCATCTTTTATTGAGTTAATTAATTCGTTGGTGAATTTTTCCGATGAAACATAAACTACCTTTGTATTTGGATTTTGACTTAAGGTATAGTGTCCTATTGCATGCATTAGATGGGTTTTACCTAATCCAACGCCTCCATATATAAATAATGGATTATATGCTTTAGCGGGAGTTTCGGCCACTGCTAGAGAAGCTGCATGGGCAAACCTATTACTATTTCCTATTACAAATGTGTCAAATACATATTTGGGATTCAAATTAGGTGCTTCAAAAAAGTTATTTTCCTTAATATCATTGTTTTTAGTTAGCTTATTAAAATCATCGCTTCCAGGGATTACAAACTCTATTTTAAAATCTTGGGATGTTATTTGTTTTATTGCATTGGTTATTAGAGTCATGTATCGGGTTTCGAGAATTCCTTTATTAAAATCGTTG includes:
- the dnaA gene encoding chromosomal replication initiator protein DnaA yields the protein MSFNVHEIWDETLKLIKTELTEVSYNTWLKSLEPISIKGKTIILGVPNDFNKGILETRYMTLITNAIKQITSQDFKIEFVIPGSDDFNKLTKNNDIKENNFFEAPNLNPKYVFDTFVIGNSNRFAHAASLAVAETPAKAYNPLFIYGGVGLGKTHLMHAIGHYTLSQNPNTKVVYVSSEKFTNELINSIKDDKNEEFRNKYRTVDVLLIDDIQFIAGKERTQEEFFHTFNALYEANKQLIISSDRPPKEIPTLEDRLRSRFEWGLITDIQPPDFETRIAILRKKAELENIDIDNEVLHFIAKKIKSNIRELEGALIRISAYSSLTNKEVSIDLANEALKDIISSSKPRQITVSYIKEVIAQQFNVKVEDLDSKRRTRSITYPRQIAMYLTRELTDLSLPKIGEEFGGRDHTTVIHAYDKITKDMNSNSDFKDRIDKIINEFQGE
- the dnaN gene encoding DNA polymerase III subunit beta; translated protein: MKIKCSQKQLSLAVNIVQKAVSTKTTLPILKGIFLEAKDNTLKLVGNDLDIGIENCIETQVFREGSIVISSRLFGDIIRKLPDADVEIEVDEQNNVFIRCENSDFKLVGQPAIEFPELPYVEEENTYVIGQDLLKNMIRQTIFATSQDETRPILTGALIEIENKDILMVAIDGYRLALRKAYLNADIQNKAVIPSKTLNEINRILGNESEGNVYISFTDKHILFTIDKTRIISRLLEGEFINYDQIIPKEYKSKVKVNTRNLLDSIERASLLAKEGKNNAIKFSIKDEIMSVSSNVEIGSVNEEVNIELEGEDIDIGFNSKYLLEALKVIDSEDIYLEFTTGVSPCVMKPTDNENYIYLVLPVRLSK